A window of the Haloquadratum walsbyi C23 genome harbors these coding sequences:
- a CDS encoding 2-oxoacid:ferredoxin oxidoreductase subunit beta, which yields MSSDVRFTDFKSDKQPTWCPGCGDFGTMNGMMKALANTGNNPDNTFIVAGIGCSGKIGTYMHSYALHGVHGRALPVGTGVKLANPELEVMVAGGDGDGYSIGAGHFVHAVRRNVDMSYIVMDNRIYGLTKGQASPTSREDFETSTTPEGPQQPPVNPLALALASGGTFIAQSFSTDAQRHAEIVQKAIEHDGFGFVNVFSPCVTFNDVDTYDYFRDSLVDVAESGHDPTDYDAAKGKILDAEKEYQGVLWQNESAVAYDQKHSITQDMSAVDSGAPDDAMDLVREFY from the coding sequence ATGAGCTCAGACGTTCGTTTCACTGATTTTAAATCGGATAAACAACCGACATGGTGTCCCGGCTGTGGTGATTTCGGGACGATGAATGGTATGATGAAAGCGTTAGCGAATACTGGCAACAATCCAGATAACACGTTTATTGTTGCTGGAATCGGATGTTCAGGGAAAATTGGAACGTATATGCATTCATACGCTCTCCATGGTGTTCACGGTCGGGCACTTCCTGTTGGGACAGGTGTGAAACTCGCAAATCCCGAATTGGAAGTGATGGTTGCTGGTGGTGATGGCGATGGATACTCGATTGGTGCTGGTCATTTCGTTCATGCAGTTCGTCGAAATGTCGATATGTCCTATATTGTCATGGATAATCGGATTTACGGACTAACGAAGGGTCAAGCATCGCCGACATCGCGTGAGGATTTTGAAACATCAACAACACCAGAGGGTCCACAGCAACCGCCGGTGAATCCACTTGCACTTGCGCTTGCTTCGGGAGGAACATTCATTGCACAATCATTCTCAACAGATGCACAACGACATGCAGAGATTGTTCAAAAAGCAATCGAGCATGACGGATTCGGATTCGTTAATGTATTTAGTCCGTGCGTTACGTTCAATGATGTCGATACGTATGATTACTTCCGTGACAGTCTTGTTGACGTTGCGGAATCAGGACATGACCCGACTGACTATGATGCTGCAAAAGGCAAAATCCTTGATGCTGAAAAAGAATATCAGGGTGTACTTTGGCAGAATGAGTCTGCAGTTGCATACGATCAAAAACATAGTATAACCCAAGATATGTCAGCGGTTGATTCAGGCGCACCTGATGACGCAATGGATCTTGTCCGTGAATTCTATTAA
- a CDS encoding aldo/keto reductase gives MMAQQSPTSSVAPTADGMPLLGLGTWENDNPSECANTIKIALEMGYRHIDTAQVYGNEGAVGQGIAAADVPREEMFIATKVWIDKLGYEDVLTSTQRSLEKLGIDTVDLLYVHWPVDTYNPVETFRALDKLVSDGKADRIGISNFEPNQVDTAIEKANVPIFANQIEIHPLLPQQELRDHCSKHDIELVAYSPLARGAVFDVPEITAVANNHDVSEAQIALAWLRQKGITAIPKAVGHDHIHDNWTSLDLELTPAEIEQIDSIERTNRCVDPRFAPW, from the coding sequence ATGATGGCACAGCAATCACCAACGAGTTCAGTTGCTCCGACAGCCGATGGAATGCCACTTCTCGGGCTTGGAACATGGGAAAATGATAATCCATCAGAATGCGCGAATACAATTAAGATAGCACTTGAGATGGGGTATCGGCACATAGATACTGCACAGGTGTACGGTAATGAGGGAGCTGTTGGTCAAGGCATTGCTGCTGCTGACGTTCCTCGAGAGGAGATGTTCATTGCAACAAAGGTATGGATTGATAAGCTTGGATACGAGGATGTCCTGACATCGACGCAAAGAAGTCTTGAGAAGCTTGGAATCGATACTGTTGATCTGTTGTATGTACATTGGCCGGTTGATACGTATAATCCGGTGGAGACGTTTCGGGCGCTTGATAAGCTTGTCTCGGATGGAAAAGCCGACCGTATTGGGATTAGCAATTTTGAACCAAACCAGGTTGATACTGCGATTGAGAAAGCAAATGTGCCGATATTTGCAAATCAAATTGAAATTCACCCTCTCCTGCCACAGCAGGAACTGCGAGATCACTGTAGCAAACATGATATTGAGCTTGTTGCATACTCCCCACTAGCTCGCGGTGCGGTATTCGATGTTCCGGAGATTACCGCAGTCGCTAATAATCATGATGTGAGTGAAGCACAGATTGCATTAGCATGGCTTCGACAAAAGGGAATTACAGCGATTCCAAAAGCCGTTGGACACGATCATATTCATGATAATTGGACATCACTTGATCTGGAACTTACACCAGCAGAGATTGAGCAGATTGATTCAATTGAGCGAACTAACCGGTGTGTTGACCCACGCTTTGCACCATGGTAA
- a CDS encoding phosphohexomutase domain-containing protein, which yields MGLFGTAGIRGDVTTTVTPSLALEIGRALGVDAAAEDAEVVIGRDGRTSGPGLAAAVESGVLAAGVDVTRVGVVPTPALAYASKGQYGVMLTASHNPPADNGIKLFRQGTEYTRDREKIIESRVTAENTPVSWQTWGTTAHAEIISGYRDTVLTYANKYGKTPAELTIAVDCGNGVGALATPPILDRMGAEVVTLNGAIDGHFPGRESKPTAESLTDLRTIVENGQFDFGIGHDGDADRLVIVDRDGAVVHEDTVLAILAAHLVNVSDVADPVVVTTPNASARIDEHVQAADGRIERVQLGSLHEGIRDAEIAGGDVVFAGEPWKHSHPALGGWIDAIASAAVLTRLIAEDGLPTLRGPIRERPYRKESLECPDEKKSAVMEYLKQTAAEEFPDAEIETEHGIRATFPDNAWTLIRPSGTEPYVRVYAEATPETIDSLTQNAITTVSAAVNAVDTTDTVDSQPE from the coding sequence ATGGGTTTATTTGGAACTGCCGGGATCCGTGGTGATGTAACAACGACGGTCACACCATCATTGGCACTAGAGATTGGGCGCGCGCTTGGGGTAGATGCTGCAGCGGAGGATGCTGAGGTCGTTATCGGGCGTGATGGGCGGACGAGTGGACCAGGACTTGCTGCTGCTGTTGAGTCTGGGGTGCTCGCGGCTGGCGTCGATGTGACCCGTGTGGGTGTTGTTCCAACACCAGCGTTGGCATACGCCTCAAAAGGACAATATGGGGTAATGCTCACCGCATCACATAATCCACCAGCCGATAACGGAATCAAGCTTTTTAGACAGGGAACAGAATACACTCGAGATCGTGAAAAAATAATCGAGTCACGTGTGACTGCTGAGAACACGCCAGTTTCATGGCAGACATGGGGAACAACCGCTCATGCAGAGATCATCTCAGGATATCGGGATACAGTGCTGACATATGCAAATAAGTACGGGAAGACACCAGCAGAGCTTACAATAGCTGTAGACTGTGGAAACGGTGTTGGAGCACTTGCAACACCGCCGATTCTTGATCGAATGGGCGCAGAGGTAGTGACGCTCAATGGCGCTATTGATGGGCACTTTCCAGGACGAGAGTCAAAGCCAACGGCAGAATCACTCACAGACCTCCGGACAATCGTAGAGAACGGACAGTTTGATTTTGGTATTGGGCATGATGGTGATGCCGATCGTCTTGTTATCGTTGATCGAGATGGGGCAGTTGTACACGAAGATACTGTTCTTGCAATCCTTGCAGCACATCTTGTTAATGTAAGCGATGTGGCAGATCCAGTGGTCGTCACGACCCCGAACGCCTCAGCTCGAATCGACGAACATGTTCAGGCAGCAGATGGTCGAATTGAGCGCGTTCAGTTAGGATCATTACATGAAGGCATCAGAGATGCTGAAATAGCAGGTGGAGATGTTGTCTTCGCGGGTGAGCCATGGAAGCATTCACACCCAGCGCTCGGCGGATGGATTGACGCTATTGCTTCTGCAGCGGTATTGACGCGGCTCATTGCAGAAGATGGACTTCCAACACTTCGAGGACCGATTCGTGAACGTCCATATCGCAAGGAAAGCCTCGAATGTCCTGATGAAAAGAAATCAGCGGTGATGGAATATCTAAAACAGACAGCAGCCGAGGAGTTCCCTGATGCAGAAATTGAAACAGAGCACGGCATCCGCGCTACGTTTCCAGACAATGCGTGGACGCTTATCCGACCGTCAGGAACGGAGCCATACGTTCGCGTGTACGCTGAAGCCACGCCGGAAACGATTGACTCGCTTACCCAAAATGCAATAACAACTGTATCAGCTGCGGTTAATGCAGTGGATACGACTGATACTGTTGATAGTCAACCCGAATGA
- a CDS encoding DUF373 family protein, with protein MSTLVLCVDRSDDVGRVSDFETPIVGWEAVQSLVTELGLVDPEDSSVNCILEALRVTRKLQDDDADPTVAVVSGGSGSLVGADRSLAAELDTLAERYDAESAIVVIDSANDEQVIPVIESRIRVDSVNRVVVRQAHDIQSTYYLLKQFLADEELRTTVLVPLGTTLLFLPILLIQFPPTIALAGLTALLGAVLLYKGLAIDQYLEEAPEQVQTALYSGRVSVVTYAVGAGLALVGVFLGALAIPTTVGADSVIVQSVQFVYSAIPWLALAALTVSAGRLLDEFIESERITTPYLNLPFGVVALGFVVRGFAGWFLQRETILTTPEVFNYVITPQQRLATFIIVGIIISIIGVRVAASVNNQTDDDLTQH; from the coding sequence GTGAGCACGTTAGTCCTCTGTGTCGACCGATCAGATGATGTCGGTCGTGTTTCAGATTTTGAGACTCCTATCGTCGGATGGGAGGCTGTTCAATCATTAGTGACAGAACTCGGACTCGTTGATCCAGAGGATTCAAGTGTTAATTGTATTCTTGAGGCACTCCGCGTCACTCGGAAACTCCAAGATGATGATGCCGACCCAACAGTCGCAGTCGTCTCTGGAGGGAGTGGCTCACTTGTCGGTGCTGATCGATCGCTTGCAGCAGAATTAGATACGCTCGCTGAGAGATATGATGCAGAGTCAGCGATTGTCGTCATTGACTCTGCGAATGATGAACAGGTTATACCTGTCATTGAAAGTCGAATTCGTGTTGATTCGGTTAATCGTGTCGTAGTCAGACAAGCCCACGATATCCAATCAACGTATTACCTTCTTAAACAATTCCTCGCGGATGAGGAACTTCGCACAACAGTGCTCGTTCCGCTTGGTACGACACTGCTATTTCTCCCTATTCTTCTGATACAATTTCCACCGACTATTGCACTTGCTGGATTGACTGCGCTTCTTGGTGCCGTATTATTATACAAGGGACTTGCAATTGATCAGTATCTTGAAGAAGCACCAGAACAGGTTCAGACAGCACTCTATTCCGGTCGTGTCTCAGTTGTGACGTATGCGGTTGGTGCTGGACTTGCACTTGTTGGCGTCTTTCTCGGTGCACTTGCAATCCCAACGACGGTCGGTGCTGACTCTGTTATTGTCCAATCAGTGCAATTCGTTTATAGTGCTATTCCGTGGCTTGCACTTGCGGCGCTCACTGTTAGCGCTGGTCGCCTGCTTGATGAATTTATTGAGAGCGAGCGTATCACAACACCATACTTGAATCTCCCATTTGGGGTTGTTGCGCTCGGATTTGTCGTTCGTGGCTTTGCCGGATGGTTTCTTCAGCGCGAGACTATCCTTACTACTCCAGAAGTTTTCAATTATGTGATAACACCACAGCAACGACTCGCGACATTCATTATCGTTGGTATTATTATCAGCATTATTGGTGTACGTGTTGCAGCGAGTGTTAATAATCAGACAGATGATGACCTTACACAGCATTAA
- a CDS encoding NAD(P)/FAD-dependent oxidoreductase has protein sequence MNVTVFGAGYAGVTLAQQLESSLCSDIELTVIDDSDTHLLKHEVHRVIRRPRVADIIEVPLTTLFDRATVQTAHIQDIDIETQTAQLNTGTTHEYDYGAICLGSVTADYDIPGVAEHGLPLNTTADALAIRTALFEAAGVMSTADSSAEISNPRQQSPSDININPQQYDAVPTNDTSPVDIVVGGAGLSGIQTAGELAALANEAGIQTNITLIEQQPTVAPNFPENFQSAVSDALSDNGVRTSTATIVERACENIVKTDTGEFDADIFVWTGGIRGTDAMDKNRPTVQSDLRAGTRTFIVGDAGRGIDADGESIPASAAAALREARTVADNLSQLVEYDINGGGGFEPRLDPYRFEVPGWIVTIGDDTVAQLGPEVLTGSAAKAMKASVGAGHLSSVGALTQAAELVDAEIRSSE, from the coding sequence ATGAACGTCACCGTTTTCGGCGCCGGATATGCCGGTGTGACACTTGCTCAGCAGCTTGAATCATCACTTTGTTCAGATATCGAATTGACCGTTATCGATGATTCTGACACGCATCTGCTCAAACATGAGGTTCATCGTGTTATCCGCCGCCCTCGTGTTGCAGATATTATCGAGGTTCCACTTACTACTCTTTTTGACCGCGCGACTGTCCAAACGGCTCACATTCAGGACATTGATATTGAAACACAAACAGCACAGCTCAACACTGGGACGACACACGAGTATGATTACGGCGCGATTTGCCTTGGCTCTGTTACTGCCGATTATGACATTCCAGGTGTTGCAGAACATGGACTTCCATTGAATACAACTGCAGATGCATTAGCAATCCGCACTGCCTTATTTGAAGCCGCAGGTGTCATGTCTACTGCTGATTCCTCCGCAGAGATATCGAATCCTCGCCAGCAGTCACCCTCTGATATCAACATTAACCCACAACAATATGATGCAGTACCCACGAACGATACGAGCCCTGTCGACATCGTTGTTGGTGGGGCAGGGTTATCAGGTATACAGACTGCTGGTGAGCTTGCAGCATTAGCCAACGAAGCCGGTATTCAAACGAATATCACGCTTATTGAGCAGCAGCCGACTGTCGCCCCAAACTTTCCTGAGAACTTCCAGAGTGCTGTTAGTGATGCACTCAGTGATAACGGTGTGAGAACATCAACAGCAACGATAGTTGAGCGTGCATGCGAGAATATCGTCAAGACCGACACTGGTGAATTTGACGCTGACATATTTGTCTGGACCGGTGGTATTCGCGGCACTGATGCGATGGATAAGAATCGACCAACGGTCCAGAGTGACCTTCGCGCTGGGACACGGACATTCATCGTTGGCGATGCTGGTCGCGGAATTGATGCTGACGGTGAGTCGATACCAGCCTCAGCGGCGGCGGCTCTTCGGGAGGCTCGCACTGTTGCAGACAATCTCTCTCAACTCGTTGAATATGATATCAACGGTGGCGGTGGATTTGAACCGCGTCTAGATCCGTATCGATTTGAAGTTCCAGGATGGATTGTCACCATCGGTGATGATACAGTTGCACAATTGGGTCCTGAGGTACTCACTGGATCTGCGGCAAAAGCAATGAAGGCGTCTGTCGGCGCTGGTCATCTTAGCTCAGTTGGTGCTCTCACTCAGGCTGCAGAGCTTGTTGATGCTGAAATTCGATCTTCAGAATAA
- a CDS encoding methylglyoxal synthase, with protein MRLALIAHDEKKPDMIEFARNRQDDLKRFELMATGTTGKRLKEATGLPIERKQSGPIGGDMQIGSEIASGTCSGVIFLRDPLTAQPHEPDITALLRLCDVHDVPLATNLASADAVLDELCAVLTGESELEQADEAGFEIESETTDSV; from the coding sequence ATGCGCCTTGCACTAATCGCTCATGATGAGAAGAAGCCCGATATGATTGAATTCGCTCGTAATCGCCAAGATGATCTTAAGAGGTTTGAGTTGATGGCAACCGGAACAACTGGCAAACGACTCAAAGAGGCTACAGGACTTCCGATTGAGCGCAAACAGTCAGGTCCGATTGGCGGTGATATGCAGATCGGCTCTGAGATTGCAAGTGGCACCTGTAGTGGCGTTATCTTCCTTAGAGATCCACTGACTGCACAACCGCACGAGCCAGATATCACTGCACTCCTTCGGCTATGCGATGTTCATGATGTCCCACTTGCAACAAATCTTGCGAGCGCAGACGCTGTTCTTGATGAGCTCTGTGCTGTCCTCACCGGCGAGAGTGAACTTGAACAGGCAGATGAGGCTGGTTTTGAGATTGAATCTGAGACGACTGACAGCGTTTGA
- a CDS encoding DUF371 domain-containing protein — MSTESENKNHSTETKEFSEVIHAQGHTNVSARHASTLEVTSDDWLTPAGDCILGIDADRVPSDFDTEFIQACQSPNAIITATITVESEAVGTHTEKITGSGSPQLSFDNNRSHVARTSTYTDDRTVLVDGDTAAADIDRDMIDALTTGAKLTLELSVTIQAD; from the coding sequence ATGTCTACCGAATCGGAGAATAAGAATCACTCAACTGAGACAAAAGAGTTCTCAGAGGTCATTCACGCACAGGGTCATACCAATGTTTCTGCGAGGCACGCAAGCACGCTTGAAGTGACAAGTGATGATTGGCTCACACCCGCTGGTGATTGCATTCTTGGTATTGACGCAGATCGAGTCCCCTCCGATTTTGACACTGAATTTATTCAGGCTTGTCAAAGCCCAAATGCAATCATAACAGCAACGATTACGGTTGAATCTGAGGCAGTCGGAACACATACTGAAAAAATAACCGGATCTGGGAGCCCACAGTTGAGTTTTGATAATAATCGGAGCCATGTTGCCCGCACAAGCACATATACCGACGACCGAACAGTGCTTGTTGACGGTGATACCGCTGCTGCAGATATTGATCGGGACATGATTGATGCGTTAACAACAGGTGCTAAGCTCACACTAGAATTATCAGTCACAATCCAAGCAGATTGA
- a CDS encoding DUF7333 family protein: protein MEFNRGITGGALVGIVALGTAGLILTEMMPAQIVLMMVTPSMLVFGLLCLVIGVKHGEYRTTAR, encoded by the coding sequence ATGGAATTTAATCGTGGAATAACAGGTGGTGCCCTGGTGGGAATCGTCGCGCTTGGGACAGCAGGATTGATTCTGACCGAGATGATGCCCGCACAGATTGTATTAATGATGGTAACTCCATCGATGCTTGTGTTTGGACTTCTTTGTTTGGTAATCGGTGTTAAGCACGGCGAGTATCGGACAACAGCAAGGTGA
- a CDS encoding acylphosphatase yields the protein MSETRTRAHVFVSGTVQGVFYRASTRDAARERGVRGWVRNLDDGRVEAVFEGPESAVDSLIEWCHTGSPDASVSDVSVSYTEPEGIDGFHIRR from the coding sequence ATGAGCGAAACTCGAACACGGGCACATGTGTTTGTCTCTGGAACTGTCCAAGGAGTCTTTTATCGTGCATCTACTCGCGATGCGGCTCGTGAACGCGGCGTCAGAGGGTGGGTGCGAAATCTTGATGATGGTCGTGTTGAAGCAGTCTTTGAAGGACCTGAGTCTGCAGTTGATTCTCTTATTGAGTGGTGTCACACTGGAAGCCCTGATGCAAGTGTTTCTGATGTCTCTGTGTCATATACAGAGCCTGAAGGAATTGATGGCTTTCATATCCGGCGATAG
- a CDS encoding coiled-coil protein produces the protein MVTKNSVVETHDVESLKESDNISLTDSKLDNGSKGQLIKVAGQLRDRRNDLNQMASERASLRDELNAKTREKVDEAQKHREKRDELNEQVQEHKDKRNELNAEANELFDQVEEMKAELELDEGKNIEELEDEIEQLEFRQQTEVLSSEDERELIEKIEDKREQLQQKKQKVEDSGELDSLKEQAEEVRSEASQHHQKVTELADNAQEHHNQMIEAYREADDIRDEADAMHELFVEAQETADEHHEDFVRVQKRLRELDKQEEQEREDERTEEREAAKEEAEEIYQKFKEGETLDTEDLMKLQKTGLL, from the coding sequence ATGGTAACGAAAAATAGTGTTGTTGAAACACACGATGTAGAGTCACTCAAAGAATCAGATAATATCAGTCTCACCGATAGTAAACTGGATAATGGGTCAAAGGGACAGCTAATCAAAGTCGCCGGTCAACTCCGTGATCGGCGAAACGATCTTAATCAAATGGCCTCAGAACGGGCTTCACTACGCGATGAACTAAATGCGAAAACGCGTGAGAAGGTTGATGAAGCTCAGAAACATCGTGAAAAGCGCGATGAACTGAATGAACAGGTTCAAGAGCACAAGGACAAGCGAAATGAACTCAATGCAGAAGCCAATGAGTTGTTCGACCAAGTCGAGGAAATGAAAGCTGAACTTGAACTTGATGAGGGAAAAAATATTGAGGAGCTTGAAGATGAGATTGAGCAACTTGAGTTCCGCCAACAGACTGAGGTCCTTTCTTCGGAAGATGAGCGTGAACTTATCGAAAAGATCGAAGACAAACGCGAGCAACTTCAGCAGAAAAAACAGAAAGTCGAAGATAGTGGTGAACTTGACTCACTGAAAGAACAAGCGGAGGAAGTCCGCTCAGAAGCTTCTCAGCATCACCAGAAAGTCACCGAGCTCGCTGATAACGCACAAGAACATCATAATCAAATGATTGAGGCGTATCGCGAGGCTGATGATATTCGCGATGAAGCTGATGCTATGCACGAGCTTTTTGTTGAGGCACAAGAGACAGCTGATGAACATCATGAGGACTTTGTTCGCGTGCAAAAGCGCCTTCGTGAACTCGATAAACAAGAAGAGCAAGAACGAGAGGATGAACGCACCGAGGAGCGCGAGGCTGCAAAAGAAGAAGCTGAAGAAATCTATCAGAAGTTCAAAGAAGGCGAAACCCTCGATACCGAAGACCTGATGAAACTCCAAAAAACAGGTCTACTCTAA
- the mvaD gene encoding phosphomevalonate decarboxylase MvaD produces the protein MKATARAHPIQGLIKYHGMRDSDKRYPYHDSISVCTAPSATTTTVEFQSDASGDVYIIDNERVEGRAAERIDAVVEHVRERTGIRDPVRLVSTNSFPSNIGFGSSSSGFAAAAMALVTAAGEELTHPEISTIARRGSSSAARAVTGAFSQLYSGMNDTDCHAERIETDLDATVRTVAAHVPAYKETEEAHREAAQSHMFDARLAHVHHQIDAMRDALYDADFDRIFELAEHDSLSLTAATMTGPAGWVYWQPQTIAVFNTVRELRERESIPVYFSTDTGASVYVNTTAAHVDTVESAISDIGIDTDIWTVGGPATVLSASDSLF, from the coding sequence ATGAAAGCAACTGCACGTGCCCACCCAATACAGGGACTGATTAAATATCATGGAATGCGAGACAGTGACAAACGCTATCCCTACCATGACAGTATTAGTGTTTGTACAGCACCAAGTGCAACAACAACGACTGTTGAATTCCAATCTGATGCTTCTGGGGACGTGTATATAATAGATAACGAACGTGTTGAGGGGCGAGCAGCAGAACGGATTGATGCTGTTGTAGAGCATGTCCGTGAGCGAACTGGAATTCGGGACCCCGTCCGATTGGTCTCAACAAATTCATTTCCCTCAAATATTGGGTTTGGGTCCTCTTCATCCGGATTTGCCGCGGCAGCAATGGCACTTGTGACCGCTGCTGGAGAAGAACTTACGCATCCAGAAATTTCAACAATCGCTCGGCGAGGATCATCGTCTGCTGCCCGTGCCGTGACCGGCGCATTTTCACAATTATACTCTGGAATGAACGATACCGATTGTCATGCTGAACGGATTGAGACCGATCTTGATGCGACCGTTCGAACGGTTGCAGCGCACGTTCCTGCATATAAAGAAACGGAGGAGGCACATCGTGAGGCCGCACAGAGTCATATGTTTGATGCGCGTTTAGCACACGTCCATCATCAAATTGATGCGATGCGTGATGCACTGTATGATGCTGATTTCGATCGGATATTCGAATTGGCTGAGCATGACTCGCTATCATTGACAGCAGCAACGATGACTGGTCCTGCTGGCTGGGTCTATTGGCAGCCACAAACGATTGCAGTGTTCAATACTGTCCGCGAACTCCGTGAGCGTGAGTCAATCCCGGTTTATTTCTCAACTGACACCGGTGCGAGTGTCTATGTGAATACAACCGCCGCACACGTAGATACTGTTGAATCTGCAATTTCCGATATTGGTATTGATACCGATATCTGGACTGTCGGTGGACCAGCAACGGTGCTCTCTGCAAGTGATTCGTTATTTTAA
- a CDS encoding geranylgeranyl reductase family protein — translation MSTEAYDIVVVGGGTAGTFAAATAASEGLDAIILERKSADEAGHIACGDAIKGTSTFPDVIDRKYLKSESFTNQRIQRAVFENPRGGSVDIDFADHGAVLDRKRYGEILIEEAERSGAEIQYDTVVQDVCQDDDGTVTGVRATRNGTVHTYNAEITIDAAGALSILQDKTDFTETYFDTNVSYSQFCSAYREVLEVPDPVEYDDAIVFKPTDELGYLWYFPRTATEINVGLGFQMTEDPMQLVETLKQDIMTRPELKNATVKDKLGASLPTRRPYDSAVADGFLAVGDAAGHVNPTTGGGIPGAAKSAHWAALHAVDAISEGDVSESRLWEYNTDVMTSFGKRFAAIDLYNLWGTAHNVDELVEIVSAVPGQQLADALSKGTSSMSLKLKLKTLIDTFGHWDALYELYKVSRRATEITQVYDAYPDSPSAFKDWQANRDELMDEFYDLTGATRKY, via the coding sequence ATGTCAACTGAAGCCTACGATATTGTCGTCGTTGGCGGGGGGACCGCAGGGACATTCGCTGCGGCGACGGCAGCGTCGGAAGGGCTTGACGCTATTATACTTGAGCGAAAATCTGCGGATGAAGCAGGTCATATCGCGTGCGGTGATGCGATTAAAGGAACGAGCACATTCCCAGATGTCATTGATCGAAAATACCTCAAATCAGAATCATTCACCAACCAACGAATCCAGCGGGCTGTATTTGAGAACCCTCGTGGAGGAAGCGTTGATATTGACTTCGCTGATCACGGAGCTGTTCTTGATCGAAAACGATATGGAGAGATACTAATTGAAGAGGCTGAACGGAGTGGTGCGGAAATTCAATATGATACTGTTGTGCAGGATGTCTGTCAGGATGATGATGGAACTGTCACTGGAGTCCGTGCAACGCGGAATGGAACAGTACATACATATAACGCAGAGATTACTATTGACGCTGCTGGCGCACTCTCAATTCTCCAAGATAAAACCGATTTTACTGAGACATATTTTGATACGAATGTTTCATACTCACAGTTCTGCTCAGCATATAGAGAAGTGCTTGAGGTTCCGGATCCGGTTGAATATGATGATGCGATTGTGTTCAAACCAACAGACGAGTTAGGGTATCTCTGGTACTTTCCCCGAACAGCAACAGAGATTAATGTTGGATTAGGGTTTCAGATGACAGAAGATCCGATGCAACTTGTTGAGACACTTAAACAGGATATTATGACACGACCAGAATTGAAAAATGCAACTGTCAAAGATAAACTCGGTGCCTCGCTTCCGACACGACGCCCATATGACTCTGCGGTCGCTGACGGGTTTCTCGCAGTCGGTGATGCTGCCGGACATGTGAACCCAACAACTGGCGGTGGGATTCCAGGTGCCGCGAAATCTGCACATTGGGCAGCATTGCACGCTGTCGATGCAATTAGCGAGGGAGACGTCTCCGAATCGCGGCTGTGGGAATACAATACTGATGTAATGACAAGCTTTGGAAAGCGTTTCGCGGCGATCGATCTGTATAATCTCTGGGGAACTGCGCATAATGTCGATGAACTTGTTGAGATTGTCTCTGCTGTTCCCGGTCAACAACTTGCTGATGCACTTAGTAAGGGAACATCAAGTATGAGTCTCAAATTAAAATTAAAGACGCTTATCGATACTTTCGGTCATTGGGATGCACTGTATGAACTATACAAAGTGAGCCGCCGTGCAACGGAAATTACTCAGGTTTATGATGCGTATCCAGACTCACCGTCAGCGTTCAAAGATTGGCAGGCGAATCGTGATGAACTAATGGACGAATTCTATGATCTTACTGGCGCAACGCGGAAATATTGA